The sequence below is a genomic window from Humulus lupulus chromosome 3, drHumLupu1.1, whole genome shotgun sequence.
CACAATGGCATCAACAACAATATGGAAAAAGGTTTATGTCATTgttatgaaaaagaaaaagaaaaatacccaaatgcAATATAATTTACACACATAAAGTTCCAACCTTTCGAAATGCAGTCACTATTTGCAATCGGACATATATTTGATCATATATATAATCCTCCTACTACAGGGGATAAATTATTGAAATACTTTAACCTCTAGCCTTAAGCTCGGCAAGACGCCTGGAGAGGTCGTCTTCGTCGACCTTCTCGGTCTCCTTGGTAGGCACAGCGTGCGCGGCCGGCTGTGGTAGCCCCACCGAGACCTCGAGGCCGTAATCGTCGGCCACCTGCTGCATGAGACTGTTGACCTCGCCCTCGGGAGTGGACAATGAGGTGGACCCAGCCATGGCGCTCTCCATGAACTCGGCCTGCACCTCCATGTTGACGAATTGCTTCTCGAATTGGTCCATGGTCTCGGACATCTTTTGTAGGTTCCCAGTAGCCAAAGTAGATTCGAGAGACTTGACGATCGAGCCCATGGACTTGTTAATGGTGGTCATCTTGGCTTGGGTGTCGAGGCGAGCCACGACGGCGTCGAGGCGCGAAGACAGCCGAAGATAGTTCATTTGCTCGGTTCGTTTACGAATGGCATTCTCAGCGTATATTCGAGCGCCGTCGATGTTTCCTTTCTCCATGGCCTTCTTGATCTTGAGCTTCTCCGACTTCTCTTCCTTCTCGCACTTTCGGGCCTGGCGTTGCAGCGATTTTGCTGTGAATTTCAACTCCATGATCTGATTAAGCAGCTTCTCGGTGTTCCCCATGGCG
It includes:
- the LOC133823256 gene encoding ESCRT-related protein CHMP1B translates to MGNTEKLLNQIMELKFTAKSLQRQARKCEKEEKSEKLKIKKAMEKGNIDGARIYAENAIRKRTEQMNYLRLSSRLDAVVARLDTQAKMTTINKSMGSIVKSLESTLATGNLQKMSETMDQFEKQFVNMEVQAEFMESAMAGSTSLSTPEGEVNSLMQQVADDYGLEVSVGLPQPAAHAVPTKETEKVDEDDLSRRLAELKARG